In Dehalococcoidia bacterium, one DNA window encodes the following:
- a CDS encoding M23 family metallopeptidase, which translates to MRYRLGVFCGAALAVAVLLLLRTDRAPSAPADEGLPADAATAALPPKDTAPELAVPEAPSIAIAVTRESTFAWPATGILTSYFGLGHPTGIDISLDWGEESPIFASAAGRVSFAGGNACCSYGYHVVLEHEGGLSTLYGHLSEIAVQEGQEVRQGDLLGLGGDSGAADGKHLHFEVQVDGVAVDPLRFLPAQQEVRFGPRTDPGDCRDRAIRADPASTVRVEFKPAGPGEARIVAASIAPEGAGAGAPFPELVEAGPLALQVRFERAATASGQAVRFRLEATIARGETQETFFCWLDFRTMRTLPNSDATIARYRARQQTPTPVPPTPTPTMWRPSPTAPPQRGTPVPLGGGSAPGAQPAQSGGPRPLASPTRAAGR; encoded by the coding sequence CGCCACGGCCGCGCTGCCGCCAAAGGACACCGCGCCTGAACTCGCCGTCCCCGAGGCGCCGTCCATAGCCATCGCCGTCACCCGCGAGAGCACGTTCGCCTGGCCCGCCACGGGCATCCTGACCAGCTACTTCGGCCTCGGCCACCCGACAGGGATCGACATCAGCCTCGATTGGGGGGAGGAGTCGCCGATTTTCGCCAGCGCGGCCGGAAGGGTGTCGTTCGCGGGCGGAAACGCGTGCTGCTCCTACGGCTACCACGTCGTATTGGAGCACGAAGGCGGGCTGAGCACGCTCTACGGCCACCTCTCGGAGATCGCCGTCCAGGAGGGGCAGGAGGTGCGCCAGGGTGACCTCCTTGGCCTGGGCGGCGACAGTGGCGCTGCGGACGGCAAGCACCTGCACTTCGAAGTGCAGGTGGACGGCGTGGCTGTGGACCCGCTGCGCTTCCTGCCGGCGCAGCAGGAAGTCCGCTTCGGCCCCAGGACCGACCCCGGCGACTGCCGCGACCGGGCCATCCGGGCCGACCCGGCTTCGACTGTGCGCGTCGAGTTCAAGCCGGCGGGACCCGGCGAAGCCCGCATCGTCGCCGCCTCGATAGCGCCGGAGGGCGCCGGGGCCGGCGCGCCATTCCCCGAACTGGTGGAGGCCGGTCCGCTTGCGCTGCAGGTCCGTTTCGAGCGGGCAGCCACCGCCAGCGGCCAGGCGGTGCGATTCCGCCTGGAGGCGACGATCGCCCGCGGCGAAACGCAGGAGACCTTCTTCTGCTGGCTCGACTTCCGCACGATGCGCACCCTGCCGAACTCGGACGCCACGATCGCGCGCTACCGCGCTCGCCAGCAGACGCCCACTCCCGTACCGCCCACACCAACGCCGACGATGTGGCGCCCCTCGCCCACGGCCCCGCCGCAGCGCGGCACGCCCGTGCCGCTTGGCGGCGGGTCCGCTCCAGGCGCCCAGCCAGCGCAGTCAGGCGGCCCCAGGCCGCTCGCCTCCCCAACGAGAGCGGCCGGCCGCTGA